The nucleotide window GTGATTGGATTGATGCTGTTGCCGAACAGGATGAATTGGTGATAAATGTGGGTGATATGCTTTCACGCCATACCAATAACAAACTAAAATCTACCATTCATCAAGTGGTTAACCCGCCAAGGGAATTATGGGGAACCTCCCGTTATTCTATTCCGTTTTTCATGCACCCGGTAAGTGATATGAAATTGGACTGTTTGGAAAACTGCATTGATGCCGAAAATCCTAAAAAATATGAGGATATTACTGCGGGAGAGTTTTTATACGAACGATTAGTAGATTTAGGATTAATCAAAAAATAAAACCTATTTTTATAAAACAAAAAGATGTCGAAAGATATCTTTTTGTTTTATATAATTAATTAGAAAATTTTACAATGGATTTACAAGACCAATTAAAAAATCTTTTTCCGGACCATGAACCAGCTCATGAAGAAGCAATCCAAAAAGAAGCTCATGAATTATATGTTCAAAAAGAACCTATGATTTGTAAATACGAAAAAAGAAAAGGGAAAGCAACTACTATAATAGAAGGTTACGAAGGAACCGATGAGGATTTTAAAATTTTGGCCAAAGAAATTAAAACCAAATTAAGTGTTGGCGGAAGTTTTAAAGACGATTCTATTATTATCCAAGGGGATTACCGCGACAAAATAATGGCTATCCTAAAAGAAAAAGGATTTAAGGTAAAACGTGTTGGAGGATAAGAAAGGTTTAAAAAAAGTTTAATATGGCTTAAATGTTTAAATCAGTTCTACGGCCTAAACTTTCTAAACTATTAAACTTTTAAACCATATTAAACTACAATAAACCATATTAA belongs to Flavobacterium aquiphilum and includes:
- a CDS encoding translation initiation factor yields the protein MDLQDQLKNLFPDHEPAHEEAIQKEAHELYVQKEPMICKYEKRKGKATTIIEGYEGTDEDFKILAKEIKTKLSVGGSFKDDSIIIQGDYRDKIMAILKEKGFKVKRVGG